The following proteins come from a genomic window of Metarhizium brunneum chromosome 2, complete sequence:
- the mis15 gene encoding Inner kinetochore subunit mis15 yields MSRLSIATKSRLPSSLRVESTNTAAIKAISRLSREALILLALDWLDGPSLAYTAPYLSAPRADDDETPEDSADLYPPCKSIEELHDLYTDLQQQRGSRRDVVSRILEGDWRHGLTLYQLAMIDFAYLDEHPTSQKWTAYKIQPLNLPTKDADDEILKPDEKSLNLPRFHPSTFLQSLQEQVLPDIKAHYHFSRPKKFPLLLLRIFAIESPYNTDLALSGLNGSGNSTSFHSSRTIYLAFPDGSPALYITRAQATGPISHGESKSLHSLIANGVPQALSRPRERYTLKPTSLVSRNLEALLDKRGPGRSNAAGGGWSIYANEKDKKSPLDTLLPTPPLSRESSSNAETAQKRSRPLSQHERAAKRAKTVAEARFGNSGIVSDGKGIERFEIIMQDPYPAIDGLFVQDSEDEDDRRNRQTDRRRSKIDAALRQALGDGEEEEDEIDPTRWTPIVRINFQGPHVFAGIRQLVEAGIVDGERMPGWMTGEDGVTTGVVKNGLIRGHKGSGL; encoded by the coding sequence ATGTCCCGTCTCTCCATAGCAACCAAATCCCGCCTCCCATCGTCTCTGCGCGTCGAATCCACCAACAcagccgccatcaaggccatcagCCGACTGTCTCGCGAGgccctcatcctcctcgccctcgatTGGCTCGACGGCCCATCCCTAGCGTACACTGCGCCTTATCTATCGGCCCCCAGagccgacgatgacgagaCGCCAGAGGACTCGGCGGACCTCTACCCGCCCTGCAAGTCCATCGAGGAGCTGCACGACCTCTACACAGatctgcagcagcagaggGGCTCCAGGCGCGATGTTGTCAGTCGCATATTGGAAGGGGATTGGCGCCATGGGCTGACGCTCTACCAACTTGCCATGATCGACTTTGCCTACCTCGACGAGCACCCTACGTCTCAGAAATGGACGGCATACAAGATCCAGCCTTTGAATCTGCCAACCAAAGACGCTGATGATGAGATTCTCAAGCCAGACGAGAAGAGTCTCAACCTGCCGAGATTCCATCCGTCGACGTTCCTACAGAGCCTGCAGGAGCAGGTCCTGCCTGACATCAAGGCTCACTATCACTTCTCACGACCGAAAAAGTTTCCTCTACTGCTGCTGCGCATATTTGCCATTGAATCGCCGTATAATACAGATTTGGCCCTTTCAGGCCTCAACGGCAGCGGCAATTCTACCAGCTTTCATTCTTCCCGTACCATTTACCTAGCTTTCCCGGACGGCTCGCCAGCATTGTACATAACCAGAGCACAAGCCACCGGGCCAATTAGCCACGGAGAATCAAAAAGCCTACACAGCCTCATTGCGAACGGCGTTCCGCAGGCGCTTTCGCGTCCTCGGGAGCGATACACTCTCAAGCCCACGAGTCTCGTGAGCAGAAATCTGGAGGCGCTCCTGGACAAGAGGGGCCCGGGGCGGAGCAATGCCGCAGGAGGCGGATGGAGCATCTACGCAAacgaaaaggacaagaaatcGCCGCTGGACACGCTCCTCCCCACACCGCCACTATCGAGAGAGTCGTCGTCGAACGCGGAGACGGCTCAGAAGCGCTCAAGGCCGCTGTCACAGCATGAGCGCGCGGCGAAGCGAGCCAAGACGGTGGCCGAGGCGCGCTTCGGCAACTCTGGCATCGTGTCTGACGGCAAGGGCATTGAGCGGTTTGAAATTATTATGCAGGATCCGTATCCCGCGATAGACGGTCTGTTTGTACAGGACTctgaggacgaggatgacagGCGGAATCGGCAGACGGATAGACGGAGGAGCAAGATTGATGCCGCGCTACGGCAGGCCTTGGGTGATGgtgaagaggaggaggatgaaaTCGATCCGACGCGGTGGACACCGATTGTGAGGATCAACTTTCAGGGCCCGCATGTCTTTGCAGGAATACGGCAATTAGTTGAAGCTGGGATCGTGGACGGCGAGCGAATGCCAGGATGGATGAcgggcgaggatggcgtgACCACGGGCGTTGTGAAGAATGGTTTGATACGGGGCCACAAGGGTTCAGGATTATGA